Proteins from one Streptomyces sp. 840.1 genomic window:
- the mmsA gene encoding multiple monosaccharide ABC transporter ATP-binding protein has product MRSIVKTFPGVKALSDVSLTVDEGEVHAICGENGAGKSTLMKVLSGVHPHGSYEGEIRFRGEDCAFRDIRASEARGIVIIHQELALVPYLSIAENIFLGNEHAPHGFISWNETLRHAAALLDRVGLRENPQTRVADIGVGKQQLVEIAKALSKKVELLILDEPTAALNDEDSAQLISLIKELKGQGISSIIISHKLGEIASVADSVTVLRDGRTVETLDVHAESTTEARIIRGMVGRNLDSRFPERTAYEGEPGAHPALEIRDWTVHHPIDQHRKVVDRVSLRARRGEIVGLAGLMGAGRTELAMSVFGRSYGTDISGTVLKDGREIRTRTVSEAVRHKIAYVTEDRKQYGLNLIDTIGRNISLAALDQVSRRGIVDEHEETRVAESYRASMNIKAPTVFEQAGRLSGGNQQKVVLSKWIFAGPDVLILDEPTRGIDVGAKYEIYTVIDRLAAQGKAVVLISSELPELLGMCDRIYTMSAGRLTGEVPRAQATQEVLMRHMTSDKR; this is encoded by the coding sequence ATGCGGTCCATCGTCAAGACGTTCCCCGGTGTCAAGGCACTCTCCGACGTCTCCCTGACCGTGGACGAGGGCGAGGTGCACGCCATCTGCGGGGAGAACGGCGCCGGGAAGTCGACCCTGATGAAGGTCCTCAGTGGCGTGCATCCGCACGGCAGTTACGAGGGCGAGATCCGGTTCCGGGGCGAGGACTGCGCGTTCAGGGACATCCGGGCCAGCGAGGCCCGAGGCATCGTGATCATCCACCAGGAACTCGCCCTGGTGCCGTATCTCTCCATCGCCGAGAACATCTTCCTCGGCAACGAACACGCCCCACACGGATTCATCAGCTGGAACGAGACGCTCCGCCACGCGGCGGCCCTCCTGGACCGGGTCGGGCTGCGCGAGAACCCGCAGACCAGGGTCGCGGACATCGGCGTCGGCAAACAACAGCTCGTCGAGATCGCCAAGGCCCTGTCCAAGAAGGTCGAGCTGCTGATCCTGGACGAGCCGACCGCCGCGCTGAACGACGAGGACAGCGCCCAGCTCATCAGCCTCATCAAGGAGCTGAAGGGCCAGGGCATCTCGTCGATCATCATCTCGCACAAGCTCGGCGAGATCGCCTCGGTCGCCGACTCCGTCACCGTCCTGCGTGACGGCCGGACCGTCGAAACCCTCGACGTCCACGCCGAATCGACGACCGAGGCCCGCATCATCCGGGGCATGGTCGGCCGGAACCTGGACAGCCGCTTCCCCGAACGCACCGCGTACGAAGGGGAACCGGGGGCCCACCCAGCCCTGGAGATCCGCGACTGGACCGTCCACCATCCGATCGACCAGCACCGCAAGGTCGTCGACCGGGTCTCGCTGCGGGCCCGGCGCGGTGAGATCGTCGGGCTCGCCGGACTGATGGGCGCCGGCCGCACCGAACTGGCCATGAGTGTCTTCGGCCGCAGCTACGGCACCGACATCAGCGGCACGGTCCTCAAGGACGGCCGGGAGATCCGGACCCGCACCGTCTCCGAAGCGGTCCGCCACAAGATCGCCTACGTCACCGAGGACCGCAAGCAGTACGGCCTCAACCTCATCGACACCATCGGCCGCAACATCAGCCTCGCCGCCCTGGACCAGGTGTCGCGGCGCGGGATCGTCGACGAGCACGAGGAGACCCGGGTCGCCGAGTCGTACCGCGCCTCCATGAACATCAAGGCGCCCACCGTCTTCGAGCAGGCGGGCCGGCTCTCCGGCGGCAACCAGCAGAAGGTCGTCCTCAGCAAATGGATCTTCGCAGGTCCGGACGTCCTCATCCTCGACGAACCCACCCGCGGGATCGACGTCGGCGCGAAGTACGAGATCTACACCGTCATCGACCGGCTCGCCGCCCAGGGCAAGGCCGTCGTGCTCATCTCCTCCGAACTGCCCGAACTCCTCGGCATGTGCGACCGCATCTACACCATGTCGGCCGGCCGGCTCACCGGCGAAGTCCCGCGCGCGCAGGCCACCCAGGAGGTCCTCATGCGCCATATGACCAGCGACAAGAGGTAG
- a CDS encoding UDP-N-acetylmuramoyl-L-alanyl-D-glutamate--2,6-diaminopimelate ligase, protein MNLRELLSGHDHEVLLGDPETPITAGACFDAHRVTPGSLYIAVPGHLEGGPGAVGPALARGAVAVLVDSAAPDILAAVRASAGGACVVRVTDTRTAAAVVTSRYYGEPGRTMDMVAVTGTNGKTSVSYMVESVLRIAEGARVGVIGTAGSRIGDELIPMPRSALSTPESPDFQYLLGHMRDHEVGTVVLEATSMGLLHHRVDRAFLDVGIFTNLTQDHLDDHGTMENYRDAKLRLFQGLCRSAVVNADDPVGAAIAPTMPGRVTTYGIDNEADYRATDLSMNAFGTRFTLHHEGGKYPAAIPVPGRFSVSNALASVAACHLLGHDLAGLVAALDRMPPVPGRLERFETPRGTAVIVDYAHSPDSLDKVLATVRDFARGGRVVTVFGCGGDRDVTKRARMGEIAGTRSDLCVLTSDNPRNEDPEAIMDQIAPGLEATGTRFERRADRRAAIAFALENAGPDDIVLVAGKGSEPFQIVGEQLIPFSDMATVRELAALQD, encoded by the coding sequence ATGAATCTGAGGGAGTTGCTGTCCGGGCACGATCACGAGGTCCTTCTCGGTGATCCGGAGACCCCGATCACCGCCGGAGCATGCTTCGACGCCCATCGCGTGACACCGGGTTCGCTCTACATCGCCGTGCCCGGCCACCTCGAAGGGGGGCCCGGAGCCGTCGGCCCGGCACTCGCGCGGGGAGCCGTCGCCGTGCTGGTGGACAGCGCGGCACCGGACATCCTGGCGGCGGTGCGGGCATCGGCCGGCGGCGCCTGCGTGGTGAGGGTGACGGACACCCGTACGGCGGCCGCGGTCGTCACCTCCCGCTACTACGGAGAGCCCGGCCGGACCATGGACATGGTGGCCGTCACCGGCACCAACGGGAAGACCTCGGTCTCGTACATGGTCGAATCCGTGCTCAGGATCGCCGAGGGCGCCCGGGTCGGTGTGATCGGCACAGCCGGCAGCCGGATCGGTGACGAACTCATCCCGATGCCCCGCTCCGCGCTGAGCACACCGGAGTCACCTGACTTCCAGTACCTGCTGGGGCACATGCGCGACCACGAGGTCGGCACGGTCGTCCTGGAGGCCACCTCGATGGGCCTGCTGCACCACCGGGTGGACCGGGCCTTCCTCGACGTCGGCATCTTCACCAACCTCACCCAGGACCACCTGGACGACCACGGCACCATGGAGAACTACCGCGACGCCAAGCTCCGCCTCTTCCAGGGGCTGTGCAGAAGCGCCGTCGTCAACGCGGACGACCCGGTGGGCGCGGCCATCGCCCCGACGATGCCGGGCAGGGTCACCACGTACGGCATCGACAACGAGGCCGACTACCGGGCCACGGACCTGAGCATGAACGCCTTCGGTACCCGCTTCACCCTCCACCACGAGGGCGGCAAGTACCCAGCGGCGATCCCGGTCCCCGGACGCTTCTCCGTGTCCAACGCGCTGGCCTCCGTGGCCGCCTGCCACCTCCTGGGCCACGACCTCGCCGGACTGGTGGCCGCACTCGACCGGATGCCTCCGGTCCCCGGCCGGCTGGAGCGCTTCGAGACGCCGCGCGGCACCGCGGTGATCGTGGACTACGCCCACTCACCGGACTCCCTGGACAAGGTCCTCGCCACCGTCCGCGACTTCGCGCGGGGAGGCCGGGTCGTGACCGTCTTCGGCTGCGGCGGAGACCGCGACGTCACCAAGCGGGCCCGCATGGGCGAGATCGCCGGGACCCGCTCCGACCTCTGCGTCCTGACCTCGGACAACCCCAGGAACGAGGACCCCGAAGCGATCATGGACCAGATCGCACCGGGCCTGGAGGCCACCGGAACCAGGTTCGAACGCCGCGCGGACCGGCGCGCCGCGATCGCCTTCGCCCTGGAGAACGCCGGACCCGACGACATCGTGCTGGTGGCGGGCAAGGGCAGCGAGCCGTTCCAGATCGTCGGCGAACAACTGATCCCGTTCAGCGACATGGCGACCGTGCGCGAACTCGCCGCTCTCCAGGACTGA
- a CDS encoding S1 family peptidase, producing MRTALSAVLLAGAWAGAGFPSASASDTPVAAARTGSDAAPASDGLLTAMQKDFGLTESQAKARLSAEKTATAIQGKAKRAAGDAYGGSWFDPSTGDLTVAVTSEKQKAAVRATGAAVRTVTHTARSLDAVKARIDKFDAPAGVSSWHVDPRANKVVVNVVASARDDNDVRTFVERAREAGPVVVEQTAQAPQTFAAGTVGGDPYYTGNVRCSIGFSVSGGFVTAGHCGQAGAAVSGWDGSAIGNFQGSSFPGDDYAWVSVGNGWWTVPVVIGWGTVSDQLVRGSAVAPIGASICRSGSTSHWHCGNVLATNETVNYSQGAVYQMTKTSVCAEPGDSGGSFISGDQAQGVTSGGWGNCSSGGETWHQPINEILNRYGLTLHTA from the coding sequence CTGAGAACCGCACTGTCCGCCGTACTCCTCGCCGGAGCCTGGGCGGGCGCCGGTTTCCCCTCCGCCTCCGCCTCCGACACCCCGGTCGCCGCCGCCCGCACCGGTTCCGACGCAGCCCCGGCGTCCGACGGGCTGCTGACCGCCATGCAGAAGGACTTCGGCCTGACGGAAAGCCAGGCGAAGGCAAGGCTCTCCGCGGAGAAGACGGCGACCGCCATCCAGGGAAAGGCGAAGCGCGCCGCCGGAGACGCCTACGGCGGCTCCTGGTTCGACCCGTCGACGGGTGACCTCACGGTGGCCGTCACCAGCGAGAAGCAGAAGGCGGCCGTACGGGCGACCGGCGCCGCCGTGCGCACCGTCACCCACACCGCGCGCAGCCTCGACGCGGTCAAGGCGCGGATCGACAAGTTCGACGCCCCCGCCGGCGTCAGCAGCTGGCACGTCGACCCCAGGGCAAACAAGGTCGTCGTCAACGTCGTCGCCTCCGCGCGTGATGACAACGATGTCCGCACGTTCGTCGAGCGGGCCCGCGAGGCCGGACCGGTCGTGGTCGAACAGACCGCCCAGGCCCCGCAGACCTTCGCCGCCGGGACGGTGGGCGGCGACCCGTACTACACGGGCAACGTACGGTGCTCGATCGGATTCTCCGTATCCGGCGGGTTCGTCACCGCCGGACACTGCGGACAGGCGGGTGCTGCCGTCAGCGGATGGGACGGATCGGCCATCGGCAACTTCCAGGGGTCGTCGTTCCCCGGCGACGACTACGCCTGGGTGAGCGTGGGCAACGGCTGGTGGACCGTTCCCGTGGTCATCGGCTGGGGCACCGTCTCGGACCAGCTCGTACGCGGCTCCGCCGTGGCTCCCATCGGTGCCTCGATATGCCGCTCCGGGTCCACCTCGCACTGGCACTGCGGCAACGTACTGGCCACCAACGAGACGGTGAACTACAGCCAGGGCGCGGTCTACCAGATGACCAAGACCAGCGTGTGCGCCGAGCCTGGCGACTCGGGCGGCTCCTTCATCAGCGGCGACCAGGCCCAGGGAGTCACCTCGGGCGGCTGGGGCAACTGCAGCTCGGGCGGCGAGACCTGGCACCAGCCGATCAACGAGATCCTGAACAGGTACGGGCTGACGCTCCACACGGCCTGA
- the chvE gene encoding multiple monosaccharide ABC transporter substrate-binding protein: MRTSPTASVPRAARTATVLTALALSVTLAACGQSGEGGSKEKKAGGKGSTIGIAMPTKSSERWIADGKNMAAEFKKLGYKTNLQYGEDDVDQQVSQIENMITKGVDVLVVAAIDGRALSDVLHQAGEQGIKVISYDRLILGTPDVDYYASFDNEKVGELQAGYILDKLGLKSGSEKGPFNIELFAGSPDDNNTRYFFQGAWKSLKPYIDKKQLVVRSKQTKLDQITTLRWDGGTAQKRMDDLLTSAYSSAQVDAVLSPYDGISIGVISSLKSDGYGTGSKPYPVVTGQDAEVASVKSIIAGQQTQTVYKGTRALAKQAVQMADAVLNDKKPEVNDTKTYDNEKKVVPAFLLDPVSVDKSNYRAQLVDSGYIKASDLR, translated from the coding sequence ATGCGCACCTCACCCACCGCGTCCGTCCCGCGCGCCGCACGGACCGCCACGGTCCTCACCGCCCTCGCACTCTCCGTCACGCTCGCCGCCTGCGGACAGAGCGGCGAGGGCGGAAGCAAGGAGAAGAAGGCGGGCGGCAAGGGCTCCACCATCGGGATCGCCATGCCGACCAAGTCGTCCGAACGCTGGATAGCCGACGGCAAGAACATGGCCGCCGAGTTCAAGAAGCTCGGCTACAAGACGAATCTGCAGTACGGCGAGGACGACGTCGACCAGCAGGTCTCGCAGATCGAGAACATGATCACCAAGGGGGTGGACGTCCTCGTCGTCGCCGCCATCGACGGCCGCGCACTCAGCGACGTACTGCACCAGGCGGGGGAGCAGGGCATCAAGGTCATCTCCTACGACCGGCTCATCCTGGGCACCCCGGACGTCGACTACTACGCCTCCTTCGACAACGAGAAGGTCGGGGAACTCCAGGCCGGCTACATCCTCGACAAGCTCGGCCTGAAGTCCGGCAGCGAGAAGGGCCCGTTCAACATCGAACTGTTCGCCGGATCCCCGGACGACAACAACACGCGCTACTTCTTCCAGGGCGCCTGGAAGAGCCTCAAGCCCTACATCGACAAGAAGCAGCTGGTCGTCCGCAGCAAGCAGACGAAGCTGGACCAGATCACCACGCTGCGCTGGGACGGCGGCACGGCTCAGAAGCGCATGGACGACCTGCTGACCAGCGCCTATTCCTCCGCCCAGGTCGATGCCGTGCTGTCCCCCTACGACGGCATCTCGATCGGCGTCATCTCCTCCCTGAAGTCGGACGGGTACGGCACCGGCTCCAAGCCCTACCCCGTCGTCACCGGCCAGGACGCCGAGGTCGCCTCCGTGAAGTCGATCATCGCGGGGCAGCAGACGCAGACCGTCTACAAGGGCACCCGCGCACTGGCCAAGCAGGCGGTGCAGATGGCCGACGCCGTACTCAACGACAAGAAGCCCGAGGTCAACGACACCAAGACGTACGACAACGAGAAGAAGGTCGTGCCGGCCTTCCTGCTCGACCCGGTGAGCGTCGACAAGAGCAACTACCGCGCTCAGCTGGTCGATTCCGGCTACATCAAGGCGAGCGACCTCCGATGA
- a CDS encoding GNAT family N-acetyltransferase: MSATTATTGLRIEWAEVEAMLVAWQHVHNTIVPTAALSLPEIEERSRRNRLAVAYLSDVVVGCSTVRPPAAAASSAATVIARVLPAHRGRGFGGQLYAHGLAEARRLGADVIETCVLETNPEGLRFALGLGFVETERYLLPGDSVPFIDLGLVQRPL, translated from the coding sequence ATGAGTGCGACGACCGCGACAACCGGCCTCCGTATCGAGTGGGCCGAGGTCGAGGCCATGCTCGTGGCGTGGCAGCACGTACACAACACGATCGTTCCCACCGCAGCCCTCTCGCTCCCGGAGATCGAGGAGCGGTCCCGCCGCAACCGGCTTGCCGTCGCGTATCTGAGTGACGTCGTGGTGGGCTGCTCCACCGTACGGCCGCCCGCCGCGGCGGCCTCGTCGGCGGCCACCGTGATCGCGCGGGTGCTGCCCGCCCACCGCGGCCGGGGGTTCGGCGGACAGCTGTACGCGCACGGGCTGGCCGAAGCCCGAAGGCTCGGCGCCGACGTGATCGAGACCTGCGTGCTGGAGACCAACCCCGAGGGACTGCGGTTCGCGCTCGGCCTCGGATTCGTCGAGACCGAGAGGTACCTGCTCCCGGGCGACAGCGTGCCGTTCATCGATCTCGGGCTGGTCCAGCGGCCTCTGTAG
- the mmsB gene encoding multiple monosaccharide ABC transporter permease: MAQTPTVTPQRTGRAATAPPATTGTVLLDAARRNMRQYGMLIALGLIVVLFGIWTDGVLLKPNNVTNLVLQNSYILVLAIGMMIVIIAGHIDLSVGSLAAFVSAACAVMMVEHDVPWVLALVLGLLLGAVAGAWQGFWIAYVGIPSFIVTLAGMLLFRGGTQILLGSRSLGPIPDGFQKISTGYLPEVGPHTNYHNLTLLLGLMLLGFALLQEIRDRRRQMRYDLDVLPRNLFLAKCAAMAAAVLAFTMTLASYRGVPVVLLLLAVLLIGFGYVMRNAVIGRHVYALGGNRAAAKLSGVKDQRVTFLVFVNMGVLAALAGAVYAARLGAGVPQAGTNFELEAIAAAFIGGASMSGGVGTVFGAVIGGLVLGVLNNGMSLVGIGTDYQQVIKGFVLLAAVGFDVYNKRKVGS, encoded by the coding sequence ATGGCCCAGACCCCCACCGTCACCCCGCAGCGCACCGGCAGGGCGGCCACCGCCCCACCCGCGACGACCGGCACGGTCCTCCTGGACGCGGCCCGCCGAAACATGCGCCAGTACGGGATGCTCATCGCCCTCGGGCTGATCGTCGTGCTCTTCGGGATATGGACCGACGGCGTCCTGCTCAAGCCGAACAACGTCACCAACCTCGTCCTCCAGAACAGCTACATCCTGGTCCTCGCCATCGGCATGATGATCGTCATCATCGCCGGGCACATCGACCTCTCGGTCGGCTCGCTCGCCGCCTTCGTCTCCGCCGCCTGCGCCGTGATGATGGTCGAGCACGACGTGCCCTGGGTGCTCGCCCTCGTACTCGGCCTGCTCCTCGGGGCGGTCGCGGGCGCCTGGCAGGGCTTCTGGATCGCGTACGTCGGCATCCCCTCGTTCATCGTGACGCTGGCCGGGATGCTGCTGTTCCGCGGCGGCACGCAGATCCTGCTCGGCAGCCGCTCGCTCGGCCCGATCCCCGACGGCTTCCAGAAGATCTCCACCGGATACCTCCCGGAGGTCGGACCCCACACCAACTACCACAACCTCACCCTGCTCCTGGGACTCATGCTGCTGGGCTTCGCCCTGCTCCAGGAGATCCGCGACCGGCGCCGGCAGATGCGGTACGACCTCGACGTCCTGCCCCGGAACCTCTTCCTCGCCAAGTGCGCCGCCATGGCCGCGGCCGTACTCGCGTTTACCATGACCCTGGCCAGCTACCGAGGCGTGCCGGTCGTGCTCCTCCTGCTCGCCGTGCTGCTGATCGGGTTCGGGTACGTGATGCGCAACGCGGTGATCGGCCGTCATGTGTACGCACTGGGCGGCAACCGCGCCGCCGCGAAGCTGTCCGGCGTCAAGGACCAGCGCGTCACGTTCCTCGTGTTCGTGAACATGGGCGTGCTCGCCGCGCTGGCCGGAGCCGTCTACGCGGCACGGCTCGGCGCCGGCGTGCCCCAGGCCGGAACCAACTTCGAACTGGAGGCCATCGCCGCCGCGTTCATCGGAGGGGCCTCCATGAGCGGCGGCGTCGGCACGGTCTTCGGCGCCGTCATCGGCGGCCTCGTGCTCGGCGTGCTGAACAACGGCATGTCGCTCGTGGGCATCGGCACCGACTACCAGCAGGTCATCAAGGGCTTCGTACTGCTGGCCGCCGTCGGTTTCGACGTCTACAACAAACGCAAGGTCGGCTCATGA
- a CDS encoding carboxylesterase/lipase family protein has translation MSVFETTCGRVRGNDPDRGVVAVLGIPYAEPPFGADRFRAPRPRKPWEGIRDCVAFGPVPPQSAQLPGAPGWSPGDEDVLSLNVWTPAADGAAPGGARPVLVWIHGGAYTFGSGAQPDFDGAALARAGLVVVTLNYRLGFEGFGHVPADGADPCPPNRGLLDQIAALTWVRENIAAFGGDPGNVTAAGQSSGATAVACLMVMDSARGLFRRAIAHSAVGPCYSPELAGHLMEKVAAEAGVPATAAALAAASPEALVKASDAVVDGYRQDPYSGRHHWDPVIYGPVADGVQLPADPVSLIAAGTAPGIDLLVCHATQEYWLLDAVGSCAKVTTEEQLNRFAADYGLPDSVTRGYRGLMPGVPVGDVHLALYGDLMFGEYSSRLADAHARAGGRTFLSRFARQRGGSQPVAYAWHCADIPFAFGNLGEESIRFLIGGAPTAADHHLSNRMAAAWAGFAAAGEPGWEPLTATGGPLRTWETTDTTRAPAPGHWSDSGTVRALWRSFGYRPLLP, from the coding sequence ATGAGTGTCTTCGAAACCACCTGTGGCCGGGTACGGGGAAACGACCCGGACCGGGGCGTCGTCGCGGTCCTCGGCATTCCGTACGCCGAGCCGCCGTTCGGGGCCGACCGGTTCCGGGCACCCCGCCCGCGCAAACCGTGGGAGGGCATCCGCGACTGCGTGGCCTTCGGACCCGTGCCGCCGCAGTCCGCACAGCTGCCGGGCGCACCGGGCTGGTCGCCCGGTGACGAAGACGTCCTCAGCCTCAACGTCTGGACCCCGGCCGCCGACGGCGCCGCCCCCGGCGGGGCGCGGCCGGTGCTCGTCTGGATCCACGGAGGCGCCTACACCTTCGGATCCGGCGCCCAGCCGGACTTCGACGGCGCCGCGCTCGCCCGCGCCGGTCTGGTCGTGGTCACCCTCAACTACCGCCTCGGATTCGAGGGCTTCGGCCACGTCCCGGCCGACGGCGCGGACCCGTGCCCGCCCAACCGAGGACTGCTCGACCAGATCGCCGCCCTGACCTGGGTGCGCGAGAACATCGCGGCCTTCGGCGGGGACCCGGGAAACGTCACGGCGGCCGGACAGTCCTCCGGAGCTACAGCGGTGGCCTGCCTCATGGTCATGGACAGCGCCCGGGGCCTGTTCCGGCGCGCGATAGCGCACAGCGCGGTCGGCCCCTGCTACTCACCCGAACTCGCCGGACACCTTATGGAGAAGGTGGCCGCCGAGGCGGGGGTGCCCGCGACAGCCGCCGCACTGGCGGCCGCCTCGCCCGAGGCGCTGGTCAAGGCGTCCGACGCCGTCGTGGACGGATACCGGCAGGACCCGTACTCCGGCCGGCACCACTGGGACCCGGTCATCTACGGTCCGGTCGCCGACGGCGTACAGCTCCCCGCCGACCCGGTCTCCCTCATCGCCGCCGGTACGGCCCCCGGCATCGACCTGCTCGTCTGCCACGCCACCCAGGAGTACTGGCTGCTGGACGCCGTCGGCAGCTGTGCGAAGGTCACCACGGAGGAACAGCTGAACCGCTTCGCCGCGGACTACGGGCTCCCGGACTCCGTGACGCGTGGCTACCGCGGACTCATGCCCGGAGTCCCCGTCGGTGACGTCCATCTCGCCCTGTACGGGGACCTGATGTTCGGCGAGTACAGCAGCCGGCTCGCCGACGCCCACGCACGAGCGGGCGGGCGCACGTTCCTGTCACGCTTCGCGCGGCAGCGGGGCGGATCGCAGCCGGTGGCGTACGCCTGGCACTGCGCGGACATCCCGTTCGCCTTCGGGAACCTCGGCGAGGAGAGCATCCGGTTCCTGATCGGAGGCGCGCCCACGGCCGCCGACCACCACCTCTCGAACCGGATGGCCGCCGCCTGGGCCGGATTCGCCGCCGCCGGCGAACCGGGCTGGGAGCCGCTCACTGCCACCGGCGGTCCGCTCCGGACCTGGGAGACAACGGACACCACCAGGGCGCCGGCCCCCGGCCACTGGTCGGACAGCGGGACGGTCCGGGCTTTGTGGCGGAGCTTCGGCTACCGGCCCCTGCTGCCCTGA
- a CDS encoding LLM class F420-dependent oxidoreductase: MPIPLGLGLPQMRQYDIGRDVPDVARAAEAAGYESLWVFERILFPEPATQGLYGVPGLAWPDQYRSIADPLITLTLAAAATDRARLGTSVLVAPLHVPFQLARSLASLDAASGGRVVAGLGTGWSLDEYAAASVAPFEQRGAVLDELLDVCAAVWGPDPVSYEGALTTIAPSEVGPKPARPIPVLLAANGPRAVRRLVDRADGWMPVASGASRLAEQWQRVRDVAAERGRERPLGVCVRANARYSAKPVEGDGRQPFHGSVAQIVEDLVAHAETGVPEMMLDLQGTCRDATEFIDVATEVYEAARAAGV, translated from the coding sequence ATGCCGATCCCGCTCGGTCTTGGCCTTCCGCAGATGAGGCAGTACGACATCGGCCGCGACGTCCCCGACGTGGCACGGGCCGCGGAAGCGGCCGGGTACGAGAGCCTGTGGGTCTTCGAGCGGATCCTGTTTCCCGAACCGGCCACCCAGGGGCTGTACGGGGTCCCTGGGCTGGCCTGGCCGGACCAGTACCGGAGCATCGCGGACCCGTTGATCACCCTGACGCTGGCCGCCGCGGCCACCGACCGCGCCCGGCTCGGCACCAGCGTTCTCGTCGCGCCGCTCCACGTCCCCTTCCAGCTGGCCCGTTCCCTCGCCTCACTCGACGCGGCCAGCGGTGGGCGGGTGGTCGCGGGTCTTGGCACGGGCTGGTCCCTGGACGAGTACGCTGCCGCGTCCGTCGCTCCCTTCGAGCAGCGCGGCGCGGTGCTGGACGAGCTGCTCGACGTGTGCGCGGCTGTCTGGGGGCCCGACCCCGTCTCGTACGAGGGGGCTCTCACCACGATCGCCCCGTCCGAGGTGGGGCCCAAACCCGCTCGCCCCATCCCGGTCCTCCTCGCGGCGAACGGCCCCCGGGCCGTTCGGCGGCTGGTCGACCGGGCCGACGGCTGGATGCCCGTCGCGTCGGGGGCGTCGCGGCTGGCCGAGCAGTGGCAGCGGGTCCGGGACGTCGCCGCCGAGCGGGGGCGTGAGCGGCCGCTCGGGGTCTGTGTCCGTGCCAACGCGCGGTACAGCGCCAAGCCGGTGGAGGGCGACGGCCGCCAGCCGTTCCACGGAAGCGTGGCGCAGATCGTCGAGGACCTGGTGGCACATGCCGAGACCGGGGTTCCGGAGATGATGCTGGACCTCCAGGGCACGTGTCGTGACGCCACGGAGTTCATCGACGTGGCGACCGAGGTGTACGAGGCGGCGCGCGCCGCGGGAGTCTGA
- a CDS encoding nucleotidyl transferase AbiEii/AbiGii toxin family protein: MTSASDDAGWDRLSHRSPHVPHAPLDEQAPGTRGLPRTLLPAPSGLHQPVVFDPALKQFPYAYRAGDPRFDDAESGKAWYRARRTALDLVLAAVANGPWAEHLVLRGSVLMSTWFGEAARDPGDLDFVFVPHDWAMDSPRTAALFETVAQDAEAASQGGVRIDASGAVMEDIWTYDRVPGLRMLLPWTAPGVPGGTVQLDVVFNEQLPEPAVLTDLRPLGDGPGSRVMAASHALSLAWKLLWLISDAYPQGKDLYDAVLLSEHTAPDYETVRAAFTLGGADGLRPAGRWWTDTLAPYTGWHHFTAEYPWADAGPAGLTERLGRALEPLLAAAEPPGEDSYSRWARWLEPLVEATREKTVADPACDPPTALGHLAAGGHAGLAAAVVVVRELAGRERTSLEDALAAVLVRADAWLYWGRYPDACSAALDLLR; the protein is encoded by the coding sequence TTGACGTCTGCCTCCGACGACGCCGGCTGGGACCGCCTGTCGCACCGGTCTCCCCATGTGCCGCACGCCCCCCTCGACGAGCAGGCGCCGGGCACCCGGGGCCTGCCGCGCACACTGCTGCCCGCACCGTCCGGGCTCCACCAGCCGGTCGTCTTCGATCCCGCGCTGAAGCAGTTCCCCTACGCCTACCGGGCAGGCGACCCCCGCTTCGACGACGCCGAGAGCGGGAAGGCCTGGTACCGGGCACGGCGCACCGCTCTGGACCTCGTCCTCGCGGCGGTCGCGAACGGCCCGTGGGCGGAGCATCTGGTACTGCGCGGAAGCGTGCTGATGTCCACCTGGTTCGGGGAGGCGGCGCGCGATCCGGGCGATCTGGACTTCGTGTTCGTACCGCACGACTGGGCCATGGACTCCCCTCGCACGGCAGCGCTGTTCGAGACCGTCGCCCAGGACGCCGAGGCCGCATCCCAGGGCGGAGTACGGATCGACGCCTCCGGCGCGGTGATGGAGGACATCTGGACCTACGACCGGGTGCCCGGCCTGCGCATGCTGCTGCCCTGGACGGCTCCTGGCGTCCCCGGCGGCACCGTCCAACTGGACGTGGTGTTCAACGAGCAGCTGCCGGAACCGGCCGTACTCACCGATCTGCGGCCGCTCGGGGACGGCCCCGGCAGCCGGGTCATGGCCGCATCCCACGCGCTGTCGCTGGCCTGGAAACTGCTCTGGCTGATCAGCGACGCCTACCCGCAGGGCAAGGACCTCTACGACGCGGTGCTGCTGTCCGAGCACACGGCCCCGGACTACGAGACGGTGCGGGCGGCCTTCACTCTCGGCGGGGCCGACGGGCTGCGCCCGGCCGGACGGTGGTGGACCGACACCCTGGCCCCGTACACGGGCTGGCACCACTTCACGGCCGAGTACCCCTGGGCGGACGCCGGGCCGGCGGGCCTCACCGAGCGGCTGGGCCGGGCCCTGGAACCGCTGCTGGCGGCTGCGGAGCCGCCCGGCGAGGACTCCTACAGCCGCTGGGCACGCTGGCTGGAACCGCTGGTGGAGGCGACGCGCGAGAAGACAGTGGCCGACCCCGCGTGCGATCCCCCGACCGCGCTGGGGCACCTCGCCGCAGGCGGACACGCCGGACTCGCGGCGGCGGTGGTCGTCGTACGGGAGCTCGCCGGACGGGAGCGAACGAGCCTGGAGGACGCGCTCGCCGCTGTGCTGGTCCGGGCGGACGCCTGGCTCTACTGGGGACGGTATCCGGATGCGTGCTCCGCGGCACTGGACCTGCTGCGCTGA